One Solidesulfovibrio sp. genomic window, CGCCCTTTGACGGCGGCCGGCTGACGGCCGCGGATGCGGGGGCCCTTCCACCCCCGCGGGGAGAGGCGCGACCGGTACGGCCTCGGGGCCGGTAAATCCGGCGCGAAATTGTCGGAAATGTGAAAACGGAACCGCCACGCCACAGGCAAACGCGTTCCGGAGGTTGACGACAACGGGTTTTGTGACTCCATATCCGGCGAGAAGAGTCGCCCCGAACTGACGGCCGCCCGAGGGCCGTAACGGCGAAAGGCCTTCCCCGATCGCGGGCGAGGCGGCCAAACATCCCGCCAACAGGCGGCAGGCCGCTTCGAAACGGGACAAATGCTCCGGATTCCGGAAACCGAGTGCAAATGAGGCGCCCCAAGGCGCTTCCAAACAAAAGATAGAGTTCCCTCTCCGGCGAGAAGCCTCGCCGCGCAGCCGCGGAACCGGAGGTTCTCTCCGGAACCCGCTTGACGGGAGCAACCACACTCCCGTCAGCGCCGGGGCGCGGACCGGTTGCAACGACCGGAACTGTCCGCCGCCCGAAACGGAAGGGTAACGGTATACGGTTTAAGCAACGCGAAACAGGATCAACCCGCCTCGCCTGGCCCGATAAAGGACCGGGCGAGGTTTTTTGTCTCCCGGGAGGACAACAGCCATCATGAGCAGCCAGATCAAGACAGCCCTGCTTCTCGGACTGCTGACCGCGCTCATCCTGATCGTCGGACAGGCCATGGGCGGACGCCAAGGCCTGGTCATCGCCTTTGTCATGGCCCTGGTCATGAACCTCGGCAGCTACTGGTTCTCGGACAAGATCGTGCTGTCCATGTACGGCGCCCGGGAGCTTGCCCCGGCCGACGCCCCGGGCCTGCACGCCATGGTCGAGGAGTTGGCCCGAAACGGCGGCATCCCCAAGCCGCGCGTCATGATCGTGGACCAGGAGGCCCCCAACGCCTTCGCCACCGGCCGCAACCCCGAACACGGCGTGGTCTGCGTGACCGCCGGCATCCTGCGCCTGCTGTCCCCCGAGGAACTGCGCGGCGTGCTGGCCCACGAACTGGGGCACATCAAGAACCGCGACATCCTGGTCCAGTCCATTGCCGCCGTGCTCGGCGGCGCCGTGGTCATGATGGCCAACATGCTGCAATGGGGCGCGATTTTCGGCCTGGGCCGCCACAGCGACGAGGAAGGCGGC contains:
- a CDS encoding zinc metalloprotease HtpX — encoded protein: MSSQIKTALLLGLLTALILIVGQAMGGRQGLVIAFVMALVMNLGSYWFSDKIVLSMYGARELAPADAPGLHAMVEELARNGGIPKPRVMIVDQEAPNAFATGRNPEHGVVCVTAGILRLLSPEELRGVLAHELGHIKNRDILVQSIAAVLGGAVVMMANMLQWGAIFGLGRHSDEEGGGSGVLGGLLMAILAPIAASLIQMAISRSREYLADATGARLSGTPLALAGALGKLDDYAHRIPMNANPATENLFIVNPFAGMSMASLFSTHPPTEERIRRLREMAGR